The proteins below come from a single Coprobacter tertius genomic window:
- a CDS encoding YaaA family protein codes for MLTLLSPTRTMNMEARIPPDCPHATTPRFIKESETLIKGLQTFSAGELARIMQINTSVANKFYHIYQHFYNTNIPSLQAVLAYNGNVYKKLNAENFNREDFIYAQNKVRIISTLFGWITPIDGIKAYRLMFRMHIPGTGDENLYQFWSPRLTSTCINELKDNGNILINLASDEIFKSLDKKALINAGIKIISPVFKDYREGKLRSYQIYSKQARGSFARYIVKNKITDPQDLLSYQEDGYHYDANLSSETQYIYTR; via the coding sequence ATGTTAACATTACTTTCACCTACACGAACAATGAATATGGAGGCAAGAATTCCCCCTGATTGTCCGCATGCAACAACTCCCCGTTTTATAAAAGAATCGGAAACTCTTATAAAAGGGTTACAAACATTCTCAGCCGGAGAGCTTGCCAGGATAATGCAAATCAATACATCCGTTGCAAACAAATTTTATCATATATATCAGCATTTCTATAATACCAACATACCCTCTTTACAGGCAGTTTTAGCATATAATGGAAATGTGTATAAGAAACTAAACGCTGAAAATTTTAATCGAGAAGATTTTATTTATGCACAAAATAAGGTGCGGATTATTTCCACACTGTTTGGATGGATTACTCCCATAGACGGAATTAAAGCCTATCGACTCATGTTCCGCATGCATATACCCGGAACCGGAGACGAAAATCTATATCAATTCTGGAGCCCTCGGTTAACATCGACATGCATTAACGAATTAAAAGATAATGGGAACATATTGATAAACCTTGCATCAGATGAAATATTTAAATCGCTTGATAAAAAAGCATTGATAAATGCTGGAATAAAAATTATATCACCCGTATTTAAAGACTATCGAGAGGGAAAGTTAAGATCTTATCAAATATACTCGAAACAAGCTCGAGGAAGTTTTGCACGCTATATCGTGAAAAATAAAATAACAGACCCTCAGGATCTGTTGTCATATCAGGAAGACGGTTACCATTATGATGCAAACCTTTCCTCTGAAACTCAATATATTTACACACGCTAA
- a CDS encoding acyl-CoA carboxylase subunit beta, producing MENEEIYNSFIKKDKIAELGGGPDKLQKQHEAGKMSARERIEMLLDKGTFAELDKLVVHRCSNFGMDKTKIPGDGVVSGYGKIDGRLVYVYAYDFTVYGGSLSTTNAQKIVKVQNLALQNGAPVIALNDSGGARIQEGVESLTGYANIFYQNTMASGVIPQISAILGPCAGGACYSPALTDFIFMVKEKSHMFVTGPDVVKTVTHEEVNKEELGGAYTHSTKSGVTHFMNNSEEEVLMGIRELLSFLPSNNMEDAPIQQTNDDIHREDESLQTIVPADPNVPYDIKDIIETVIDDHYFFEVMAHFAKNIVIGFARLGGKSVGIVANQPAYLAGVLDIDASDKAARFIRFCDCFNIPLVTFEDVPGFLPGCTQEHNGIIRHGAKIVYAYAEATVPKVTLITRKAYGGAYIVMSSKQTGADINLAYPNAEIAVMGAEGAVNILYRHADEETKKQAIEDYRNNFANPYKAAELGYIDEIILPKQTRYKLIQALDMAQNKNKSNPPKKHGNMPL from the coding sequence ATGGAAAACGAAGAAATATATAACTCTTTTATAAAAAAGGACAAAATTGCCGAATTAGGTGGTGGCCCCGATAAATTGCAAAAGCAACATGAAGCCGGGAAAATGTCGGCCAGAGAACGTATCGAAATGCTTCTGGATAAAGGAACTTTTGCCGAACTCGACAAGTTAGTGGTACATCGCTGCAGTAACTTCGGAATGGATAAAACAAAGATTCCGGGTGACGGAGTCGTATCGGGTTACGGAAAAATCGATGGACGGCTGGTATATGTATATGCTTATGACTTTACCGTGTACGGAGGGTCGCTGAGTACGACAAATGCACAAAAAATTGTAAAAGTTCAGAACCTCGCACTACAAAACGGAGCACCGGTAATTGCCTTGAACGATTCGGGAGGGGCTCGTATACAAGAAGGCGTTGAAAGTCTTACAGGTTACGCAAATATTTTTTATCAAAACACCATGGCTTCAGGAGTAATTCCACAAATTTCGGCTATTCTCGGCCCTTGCGCAGGAGGAGCCTGTTATTCCCCCGCCCTCACCGATTTTATCTTTATGGTAAAAGAAAAAAGCCATATGTTCGTAACCGGTCCCGATGTAGTAAAGACTGTTACTCATGAAGAAGTAAACAAAGAAGAACTCGGTGGAGCCTATACGCATAGTACCAAAAGCGGTGTTACACATTTTATGAACAATTCGGAAGAAGAAGTTCTTATGGGTATTCGTGAATTGCTTAGTTTCCTTCCTTCCAACAATATGGAAGACGCTCCAATACAACAAACCAATGACGATATACACCGTGAAGACGAATCTTTACAAACAATAGTCCCTGCCGACCCGAATGTCCCATACGACATAAAAGATATTATTGAAACCGTTATCGATGATCATTACTTCTTTGAAGTTATGGCTCATTTTGCTAAAAATATCGTTATCGGATTTGCCCGTCTGGGAGGAAAATCAGTCGGTATCGTTGCCAATCAACCAGCCTATCTGGCAGGCGTTCTCGACATCGATGCCTCTGATAAAGCTGCCCGTTTCATCCGCTTCTGCGACTGTTTCAATATTCCTTTGGTCACATTTGAAGACGTACCCGGCTTTTTACCCGGATGCACTCAGGAACATAACGGAATTATTCGCCACGGAGCAAAAATAGTTTATGCATATGCCGAAGCAACGGTTCCCAAAGTTACACTTATTACCCGTAAAGCGTATGGTGGCGCTTATATCGTTATGTCGAGTAAACAAACCGGTGCAGATATAAATTTGGCTTACCCGAACGCAGAAATTGCAGTTATGGGGGCTGAAGGCGCTGTGAATATATTATACAGACATGCCGATGAAGAAACAAAAAAACAAGCGATTGAAGATTATAGGAATAATTTTGCCAATCCGTATAAAGCAGCCGAACTGGGATATATAGATGAAATAATATTACCTAAGCAAACCCGATATAAACTTATTCAAGCCCTGGATATGGCACAGAATAAAAACAAGAGCAATCCCCCTAAAAAACACGGAAATATGCCTCTCTGA
- a CDS encoding DedA family protein → MESLSFIQWCLDHLNYWTITLLMTIESSFIPFPSEIVVPPAAYKAAAGGLNIYLVVLFSTLGACIGALINYFLALWVGRPLVYKFANSRIGHMCLIDEAKVIKAEKYFDENGRISTFIGRLVPAVRQLISIPAGLARMRLSTFLLYTALGAGLWNSILAAIGYYLESVVPQDQLMSRVAEYSHELSYVFIGIAVIVVVFLVYKGMKKRK, encoded by the coding sequence ATGGAATCTTTGTCTTTTATCCAATGGTGTCTCGATCATTTAAATTATTGGACCATAACTTTGTTAATGACGATAGAAAGTTCGTTTATTCCTTTTCCTTCTGAGATTGTCGTACCTCCTGCTGCATATAAAGCCGCGGCGGGTGGTTTAAATATTTATCTCGTGGTTCTTTTTTCAACGTTAGGGGCATGTATAGGTGCCCTTATCAATTATTTTCTGGCGCTTTGGGTAGGACGTCCGTTAGTATATAAATTTGCAAACAGCCGCATTGGCCATATGTGTCTTATCGATGAAGCGAAAGTTATTAAAGCTGAAAAGTATTTCGATGAAAACGGACGCATTTCTACTTTTATCGGACGTTTGGTACCGGCTGTACGTCAGTTAATTTCTATACCTGCCGGTTTAGCACGTATGAGGTTGTCTACATTTTTGTTATATACAGCACTTGGGGCTGGTTTATGGAATTCTATTTTGGCAGCAATCGGTTATTATCTCGAATCGGTAGTTCCGCAAGATCAGTTAATGAGCCGAGTGGCTGAGTACAGCCATGAATTATCTTATGTTTTTATAGGTATTGCGGTAATTGTAGTTGTTTTTCTTGTTTATAAAGGAATGAAAAAGAGGAAATAA
- a CDS encoding winged helix-turn-helix domain-containing protein produces MKALIIAENAGRIWRVLEETYTITSTQMMRRLNLDDAAVFAAIGWLAREKKIYCCENRGDWYISNKQPLGFFSFG; encoded by the coding sequence ATGAAAGCACTTATTATTGCCGAAAATGCCGGGAGAATATGGCGTGTGCTTGAAGAGACATACACTATCACTTCTACCCAGATGATGAGAAGGTTGAACCTCGATGATGCAGCTGTTTTTGCGGCCATCGGTTGGTTGGCACGGGAAAAGAAGATTTATTGTTGCGAAAACAGAGGTGATTGGTACATCAGTAACAAACAACCCCTAGGATTTTTTAGCTTCGGGTAA
- a CDS encoding MlaD family protein, translated as MKKIFTKEVMIGLSVVVSIAMLVVIINFLKGINLMKPANYYYIEYKNVTGLTVSTPVVIDGFKVGLVRSIEYNYENPGSVIVEISLDNKLKVPTGSRAVLKVDFLGTATIDLLLNKYVSSNHKAGDRLIGENAPDMLGNIQNEVLPALTQMLPKIDSILTNLQTLVSDPALQSSIRHFNNITANLEVSSRKINYVLDNDVPSLMNDVKGVAHNLNDFSVQLGELKLADTKASVDSTIQNLNTITQKLNRTDNTMGLLLNDKSLYKGLVTTVNSADSLLNDLRLHPKRYVHFSLFGRKN; from the coding sequence ATGAAAAAGATATTTACAAAAGAAGTAATGATTGGGCTTTCAGTAGTTGTGAGTATTGCCATGTTGGTAGTAATTATAAATTTTCTGAAGGGGATTAATTTAATGAAGCCTGCTAATTATTATTATATCGAATATAAAAATGTAACAGGACTTACCGTATCTACTCCTGTTGTTATAGATGGTTTTAAGGTTGGTTTGGTTCGTTCTATAGAATATAATTATGAGAATCCAGGTTCGGTAATCGTAGAGATAAGCCTCGATAATAAATTAAAAGTGCCTACCGGAAGTAGGGCTGTTTTAAAAGTCGATTTTTTAGGAACAGCTACAATAGACCTTTTATTAAATAAATATGTAAGCAGCAATCATAAGGCTGGAGATCGCTTGATCGGTGAAAATGCTCCGGATATGCTGGGAAATATACAGAATGAGGTATTACCGGCTCTAACGCAGATGTTGCCGAAGATAGACAGTATTCTTACCAACCTTCAGACTCTGGTGTCAGATCCTGCGTTACAGTCATCGATACGTCATTTTAATAATATTACTGCAAATCTCGAAGTATCATCTCGTAAAATAAACTATGTACTCGACAATGATGTTCCAAGTTTAATGAACGACGTTAAAGGGGTTGCGCATAACTTGAATGATTTTTCAGTGCAATTGGGAGAACTTAAACTTGCCGATACAAAAGCGTCGGTAGATTCTACCATACAAAACCTGAATACTATAACGCAAAAACTGAATCGTACTGATAATACTATGGGACTTCTGTTAAATGACAAGTCGTTGTATAAGGGTTTGGTGACTACTGTAAACAGCGCAGATTCATTATTGAACGATTTGCGTTTGCATCCGAAACGTTATGTGCATTTTTCTTTGTTCGGTCGAAAGAATTGA
- a CDS encoding biotin/lipoyl-containing protein has product MEIHIGKRVAEIELLNKDGNKVQISIDGKPYDVDIVMAENGICSILHNGKSYNAELTKSENGKNYKVNTHFSTFNIDIIDSQARYLRTRKKEDDRQDDKIISPMPGKIVKIPVNEGDFVSAGDTVIVIEAMKMQSNFKVSSDCMVREILVKEGESVNNDQILIKLDIIVDQEKK; this is encoded by the coding sequence ATGGAAATACATATAGGAAAACGTGTAGCAGAAATCGAATTACTGAATAAAGACGGTAATAAAGTACAAATATCCATCGATGGAAAGCCTTATGACGTAGATATCGTTATGGCCGAAAACGGGATATGTTCGATTCTTCATAACGGTAAATCATACAATGCCGAACTTACAAAATCGGAAAATGGAAAGAATTATAAAGTAAATACACACTTTTCTACCTTTAATATAGACATTATCGATTCTCAGGCCAGATACCTACGTACCCGAAAAAAAGAAGATGACCGACAAGACGACAAAATCATATCTCCGATGCCGGGAAAAATCGTAAAAATTCCGGTAAATGAAGGAGACTTCGTTAGTGCTGGAGACACTGTCATCGTAATAGAGGCAATGAAAATGCAAAGTAATTTCAAAGTATCATCCGATTGCATGGTCAGAGAGATTCTTGTAAAAGAGGGCGAATCGGTAAATAATGACCAGATACTGATAAAATTAGATATTATAGTAGATCAGGAGAAAAAATAA
- a CDS encoding N-acetylmuramoyl-L-alanine amidase family protein, producing the protein MKKKKLIYLLTVFLLIIPFLSYADGNRFVVVIDAGHGGKDPGAIGKIINEKKVNLGIALKLGEMISKNNPDVKIVYTRKTDVFVELQERASIANRAKADLFISIHTNSAKSKSAFGTETYTLGLARSEENLEVAKRENSVILLEDDFSTRYEGFDPKSTESYIMFEFIQDKHMEQSIDLASTIQKQFRSAAGRNDRGVRQAGFLVLRNTGMPSVLVEVGYISNASEERFLASKEGQTKIARSIYNAFCDYKAGYDRKQGRIYNKTDNAKNNKETAGKNIVPVSGTKKTQNNTDEQTKTRQIVYKIQFMTSTAYYGKKSSRYKGLSPVSCYKENGLYKYTCYEASDRNDLQKKLTEVRKLFKDAFIVGFKDGEKLK; encoded by the coding sequence ATGAAGAAAAAGAAGCTTATATATTTACTTACCGTTTTCCTCCTTATTATTCCATTTCTGTCATATGCTGATGGCAATAGGTTTGTCGTTGTTATCGATGCTGGTCACGGGGGAAAAGATCCTGGAGCCATCGGGAAGATAATTAATGAAAAAAAAGTAAATTTGGGTATAGCTCTGAAATTAGGAGAAATGATTTCCAAAAATAATCCTGATGTGAAGATCGTTTATACTCGCAAAACCGATGTCTTTGTCGAGCTACAAGAAAGAGCGTCAATAGCTAACCGTGCTAAAGCAGATCTTTTCATTTCGATACATACAAATTCTGCTAAAAGTAAATCTGCATTTGGTACAGAAACTTATACTTTAGGTTTGGCTCGGTCTGAAGAAAATTTGGAAGTAGCTAAAAGGGAGAACTCTGTTATTTTACTCGAAGACGATTTTTCTACTCGCTATGAAGGATTTGATCCTAAATCGACAGAATCTTATATAATGTTTGAGTTTATACAGGACAAACATATGGAGCAAAGTATCGATCTTGCTTCGACAATACAAAAACAATTCAGAAGTGCGGCCGGACGTAATGACAGAGGGGTAAGGCAAGCCGGATTTCTTGTGCTGCGTAATACCGGAATGCCCAGTGTTTTAGTTGAGGTGGGATATATATCTAATGCTTCAGAAGAACGATTCCTTGCGTCGAAGGAAGGACAAACTAAAATAGCACGTTCTATCTATAATGCTTTTTGTGATTATAAAGCAGGGTATGATAGAAAACAAGGTCGGATATATAATAAAACAGATAACGCAAAAAATAATAAAGAAACAGCAGGAAAGAATATCGTACCGGTTTCAGGAACGAAAAAAACGCAAAATAATACTGATGAACAAACCAAAACGAGGCAAATTGTGTATAAGATACAGTTTATGACTTCGACTGCATATTATGGAAAAAAATCTTCCAGATATAAAGGCTTGTCTCCTGTAAGTTGTTATAAAGAAAACGGCCTTTATAAATATACTTGCTATGAAGCTTCAGACCGGAATGATTTACAGAAAAAGTTGACTGAGGTGCGTAAATTATTTAAAGATGCGTTTATTGTTGGATTTAAAGATGGTGAAAAATTGAAATAG
- a CDS encoding DUF2268 domain-containing protein — MKFYMQIFGCLIVLLFNCTSHNNDNLTPYNIERFDIEFKQSYYTRDTCRKNVFKKKYGNFIDIYCNGVLRMDIFPDSVFSSHKTALFFNDTLISKIYADVAKKFQNMDDIAIEISKTQKKYKKEFPNHDFPDIYTHISAFNQSYIVGDNLISIALDNFLDNDYPEYSNFFEPYEIKNKNRVYIVPGLIQVLLYTEFPQTIDNKTTLLDRIIYEGKILYATQKLLPDTPSSIITGYDEEQTKWLENNESHMWKTILSKQHLFSTDQLLQHKYIDPAPFTATFTPISPGRAGRWIGLQIVTRFMNKNRNISLEELFSEKHTSNEILKKSGYKG, encoded by the coding sequence ATGAAATTTTATATGCAAATATTCGGATGTCTTATCGTTTTACTATTTAATTGTACCTCTCATAATAACGACAATTTAACTCCGTACAATATAGAACGCTTCGACATTGAATTTAAACAATCTTATTATACGAGAGATACCTGTCGTAAAAATGTCTTCAAAAAAAAATATGGCAATTTTATCGATATTTATTGTAATGGCGTACTTCGTATGGATATTTTCCCCGATAGCGTTTTCTCTTCTCATAAAACTGCACTTTTTTTTAATGACACGCTGATTTCTAAAATTTATGCAGATGTTGCAAAAAAATTTCAAAATATGGACGATATCGCTATAGAAATCAGTAAAACACAGAAAAAATATAAAAAAGAATTTCCCAATCACGATTTTCCCGATATATACACACACATTTCGGCTTTCAACCAATCATATATAGTCGGCGATAATTTAATCTCAATAGCTTTAGACAACTTTCTGGATAACGATTACCCTGAATATTCAAACTTTTTTGAACCGTATGAAATAAAAAATAAGAATAGAGTATATATTGTCCCCGGATTGATACAAGTATTACTTTATACTGAATTTCCTCAAACTATCGATAATAAAACGACATTACTCGATCGAATCATATACGAGGGTAAAATCTTATATGCTACCCAAAAATTACTTCCAGATACCCCATCTTCCATTATTACAGGGTATGACGAAGAGCAAACCAAATGGCTCGAAAATAACGAATCTCACATGTGGAAAACGATACTAAGCAAACAACATCTTTTTTCTACAGACCAATTGTTACAACACAAATATATAGACCCTGCCCCTTTTACCGCAACATTCACCCCTATATCGCCAGGTAGGGCCGGCAGGTGGATCGGATTACAAATTGTTACTCGTTTTATGAATAAAAATAGAAATATTTCTCTCGAAGAATTATTTTCAGAAAAGCATACCAGTAACGAAATATTAAAAAAATCAGGATATAAAGGTTGA
- a CDS encoding shikimate dehydrogenase family protein — translation MKQIYGLIGYPLGHSFSKTFFNEKFQAEKNDAEYINFEISRLKSFKEIITRETRLQGMNVTIPYKQEIIKYLDELDETARMIGAVNVIKFIRKSGKLILKGYNSDVIGFTESIRPLLTPLHHNALILGTGGASKAVWYGLESLDVTPAYVSRDSGKGLYTYNELSPEIMNKYKVIVNTTPVGMYPKVNECPDIPYDYITPEHLFYDLIYNPDETLFMKKAKDKGATVKNGLEMLLLQAFAAWNIWNE, via the coding sequence ATGAAACAAATTTACGGCTTAATAGGATACCCTCTCGGGCATTCTTTTTCAAAAACATTTTTCAACGAAAAATTCCAGGCTGAAAAAAACGATGCAGAATATATAAATTTCGAAATATCCCGATTAAAATCATTTAAAGAAATAATAACCAGAGAAACTCGATTGCAGGGGATGAACGTTACGATACCCTATAAACAGGAAATTATCAAATATCTCGATGAACTCGATGAAACCGCACGCATGATAGGTGCTGTAAACGTAATTAAATTCATCCGAAAAAGCGGAAAATTAATTTTAAAAGGGTACAACTCTGATGTAATCGGTTTTACCGAATCAATAAGACCATTGCTAACACCTTTACATCATAACGCATTAATACTGGGAACCGGAGGTGCTTCGAAGGCTGTGTGGTACGGATTGGAATCGCTCGATGTGACACCAGCCTATGTTTCTCGCGATTCTGGAAAAGGGTTATATACTTATAATGAACTTTCGCCTGAAATTATGAACAAATATAAAGTCATTGTTAATACAACTCCTGTAGGAATGTATCCCAAAGTCAACGAATGTCCGGATATCCCCTATGACTATATTACACCCGAACATTTGTTTTATGATCTGATATATAATCCAGATGAAACGTTATTTATGAAAAAAGCAAAAGATAAAGGAGCTACCGTAAAAAACGGGCTCGAGATGTTACTGTTACAAGCATTTGCCGCCTGGAATATATGGAATGAATAA
- the accC gene encoding acetyl-CoA carboxylase biotin carboxylase subunit codes for MIQKILVANRGEIAVRVMRSCKEMEIKTIAVFSEADRTAKHVFYADEAYCIGPAASKESYLNIEKIIEVAKKYGADAIHPGYGFLSENANFARRCSEEGIIFMGPTPETMETMGDKISARRCMIDAGVPVVPGTQDNLKSIEEAKELCNQIGYPVMLKASSGGGGKGMRLIHNENEVEEAYLNAKSEALSSFGDDTAYLEKYVEEPHHIEFQILGDTHGNVIHLCERECSVQRRHQKIVEESPSSFITDELRKEMGQKAVAAAKAVNYIGAGTIEFLVDKYRNYYFLEMNTRLQVEHPITEEVLGIDLVKEQIHIANGKPLRLKQSDIVQRGHAIECRICAEDADMNFMPSPGIIKQITEPNGIGVRIDSYVYEGYEIPVHYDPMIGKLIVWATCRKYAIERMRRVLYEYKITGVKNNIPYLRRIMDTPDFIQGGYDTHFIEKNAEFLLRGITPGEEEESENIAMIAAYIDYLMNLEENTSNTIDNRPISRWKAFGMHKGVLRI; via the coding sequence ATGATACAGAAAATATTAGTTGCAAACCGGGGCGAAATCGCCGTACGCGTTATGCGGTCCTGTAAAGAGATGGAAATAAAAACTATCGCTGTATTTTCGGAAGCAGACAGAACGGCTAAACATGTTTTTTATGCCGATGAAGCTTATTGCATAGGACCAGCCGCCTCAAAAGAAAGTTATCTGAATATTGAAAAAATCATAGAAGTCGCCAAAAAATACGGAGCAGACGCAATACATCCTGGATACGGCTTTTTATCTGAAAATGCAAATTTTGCCCGAAGATGTAGCGAAGAAGGAATTATATTCATGGGACCGACTCCCGAAACAATGGAAACAATGGGAGACAAAATATCGGCACGACGTTGTATGATCGATGCAGGTGTACCCGTTGTACCAGGTACACAAGATAATCTTAAAAGCATTGAAGAAGCCAAAGAATTATGTAACCAAATCGGTTATCCGGTAATGTTAAAAGCGTCATCAGGTGGTGGAGGTAAAGGAATGAGACTCATACATAACGAAAATGAGGTCGAAGAAGCTTACTTAAATGCAAAATCAGAAGCGCTGTCTTCCTTTGGTGACGATACCGCCTATCTCGAAAAATATGTAGAAGAACCGCACCATATCGAATTTCAAATATTAGGTGACACTCACGGAAATGTCATTCATCTTTGTGAAAGAGAATGTTCTGTTCAACGACGTCATCAAAAGATCGTAGAAGAAAGCCCATCGTCTTTCATTACCGACGAGTTACGTAAAGAAATGGGACAAAAGGCAGTAGCTGCAGCAAAAGCCGTAAATTATATCGGAGCCGGAACAATAGAGTTTTTGGTTGACAAATACCGGAACTATTATTTTCTCGAAATGAATACGCGCCTACAAGTAGAGCATCCTATTACCGAAGAAGTATTGGGAATAGATCTGGTAAAGGAACAAATACATATTGCAAACGGAAAACCTCTACGATTGAAACAAAGCGATATTGTACAACGCGGACATGCCATCGAATGTCGTATATGCGCAGAAGATGCCGATATGAATTTTATGCCTTCACCTGGTATTATAAAACAGATAACCGAACCCAATGGCATCGGCGTGCGCATCGACAGCTATGTTTATGAAGGATATGAGATTCCTGTTCATTACGACCCAATGATCGGAAAGCTTATCGTTTGGGCTACCTGCAGAAAATACGCCATTGAAAGAATGCGACGTGTTTTATACGAATACAAGATAACTGGCGTAAAAAACAATATACCTTATCTCCGGCGAATAATGGACACTCCAGATTTTATACAAGGAGGATACGACACCCATTTCATCGAAAAAAATGCAGAATTCCTATTGCGAGGTATTACTCCAGGAGAAGAAGAAGAGTCGGAAAATATCGCTATGATCGCCGCTTATATCGATTATTTGATGAATCTCGAAGAAAACACATCCAATACAATCGATAACCGCCCCATTAGCCGCTGGAAGGCATTCGGCATGCATAAAGGCGTTTTAAGAATTTAA